Genomic DNA from Clostridium sp. BJN0013:
ATTAATATCAAGAATGTGTAAGATGCAGCAGTTAGGTGCAGATGTAGCTAAGATAGCAGTAATGCCATGTAATACAAAAGACGTACTGGAACTTTTAAATGCTACTGATGAGATGAAATGTAGACATAATGATACTCCAATTATTACCATGTCTATGGGAGCTCTTGGTGTTATTAGTCGTTTAGCAGGTGAAACTTTTGGTTCAGCACTGACTTTTGGCTCAGCTAAAGTTGCATCCGCTCCAGGACAATTAGAAGCCAATGAATTATATAAGGTGCTTCAGCTCATTAGTACATATAGATAATTTAAAAGAAATATAATAAAAAACCCCTCCAAATGTTTTATCATAGTAAGTGACCAAACAAACCAAGTAAAACAAAGGGATAGGGTTCACATATTATAATGTCATTATATAATATTAAGCCAGTAACTGACAAGTATAAAATATGAAATTTAAATTAAAAGGAGAAGATTTATTATGACTCAAAAAATTACAGGACATACAGAACTTATAGGATTAATTGCATATCCAATCAGGCATTCAAGTTCACCGGAGATGCATAATGAGGCATTTCAAAAATTAGGTTTGGATTATGCTTATCTTGCTTTTGAGGTTGGTAATGAGGACTTAGAAGACACTATAAAGGGATTTAGAGCAATGAAAGTACGTGGTTCTAATGTATCAATGCCCAATAAAACTGTGGTGCACAAATATCTTGATAAGTTATCAGAGGCTGCAGAACTTTGTGGAGCAGTTAATACAATTGTAAACGATAATAATGTGTTAACTGGACATATTACAGATGGAATTGGATATATGAAATCATTAGAAGATGCAGGAATTGATGTAATAGGTAAGAAAATCACAGTTGCAGGAGCAGGTGGCGCAGCTACAGCAATTGAAATACAGGCTGCTTTGGACGGTGTGGCTGAAATATCAATATTCAATCGGAAAGATAAATTTTTCGAAAGAGGTAAAAAAACGATAAGGGATATTAATAAAAGAACTAAATGTAAAGCAACTTTATATGATTTAGAAGATTTGGATAAATTAAAGGAAGAAATTGCAGATAGCTGTTTATTTGCAAATGCAACTGGAGTTGGAATGAAACCTTTAGAAGGACAAACATATATTCCTGATACAAGCTTTTTTAGGCCTGATTTAATTGTAACAGATACAGTTTATGAACCAAGAGAAACAGAATTATTAAAAATGGCTAAAAAAGTTGGATGTAGAACTATGAACGGTTTGGGTATGATGTTATTCCAGGGAGCTGCTGCTTTTAAATTATAGATGGGAAAAGATATGCCTATTGAACACATGAAAAAGGTATTAAATATTGAATATTGAATACTAATTTTTAAAATATTTGTGAATAATTATTCGAAATATTTAATAATAAGCATGCAATATATATAGAAAAAATTTATATATATTGCATTTATAATTGATTATATAAATATATTTACAATGGAGGAACAAAGATGAAAAAATATAAACATATTTTTAACCCATTAAAAGTAAAAAATATGATATTAAAAAATAGAATAGTTATGCCACCTATGGGTACCAATTATGCAGGACAAAATGGAGAAATAAGAGAAGAACATGTTAAATATTATGAACAAAGGGCTAAAGGAGAAACAGGATTAATAATTGTAGAAAATGCTGCAGTAGATTTTCCATTAGGATCAAATGGAACAACACAGCTTAGAATAGATCATGACAGCTTTATACCTGCTTTATATAACCTAACTGAGAGATTACACAAATATGGTGCAAATGTGGCAATGCAGATTAATCACTCAGGAGCTTCAGCTGTACCAGATAGAATAGGCTGTCAGGCTGTATCTTCTTCAAATATTCCATCTAAAACTGGTGGTTCAATTCCAAGGACTTTAGAAAGAAAAGAAATATTAGATATAATTGAGAAGTATGCTAAAGCGGCAAAAAGAGTTCAGATAGCTGGTTTTGATGCAGTGGAAATACATGCAGGACATTCCTATTTAATCAGTCAATTTTTATCACCAATTTATAATAAACGTAGGAATGAATTTGGTGGAAATATTGAAAACAGAGCTAGATTTGGGAGAATGATAATTGATAGTGTAAGAAGGGAAATAGGACCTATGTTCCCTATAATACTAAGAGTTAGTGCAGATGAGCTTATACC
This window encodes:
- a CDS encoding shikimate dehydrogenase is translated as MTQKITGHTELIGLIAYPIRHSSSPEMHNEAFQKLGLDYAYLAFEVGNEDLEDTIKGFRAMKVRGSNVSMPNKTVVHKYLDKLSEAAELCGAVNTIVNDNNVLTGHITDGIGYMKSLEDAGIDVIGKKITVAGAGGAATAIEIQAALDGVAEISIFNRKDKFFERGKKTIRDINKRTKCKATLYDLEDLDKLKEEIADSCLFANATGVGMKPLEGQTYIPDTSFFRPDLIVTDTVYEPRETELLKMAKKVGCRTMNGLGMMLFQGAAAFKL